From a single Brassica oleracea var. oleracea cultivar TO1000 chromosome C5, BOL, whole genome shotgun sequence genomic region:
- the LOC106293679 gene encoding uncharacterized protein LOC106293679 isoform X3: protein MESFDSIAKTDTNESMAKKDSTDLITEVDSNQDVESLGVDSRDSIPEIYSNKKFDADSVHQLKEFEKECRLAIFVDNCKRI, encoded by the exons ATGGAGTCGTTTGATTCAATCGCAAAGACGGATACAAACGAGTCGATGGCAAAGAAAGATTCAACAGATTTGATTACAGAAGTTGATTCAAACCAAGATGTTGAGTCACTTGGAGTAGATTCAAGGGATTCGATTCCTGAGATCTATTCAAACAAAAAGTTTGATGCAGATTCTGTTCATCAGCTTAAGGAGTTTGAAAAAGAG TGTCGTTTGGCGATCTTTGTAGACAACTGTAAAAGGATCTAA
- the LOC106292183 gene encoding uncharacterized protein LOC106292183, with the protein MDSYPYNSHNSNFVDLLNSQQEIVFGLGQESGEVSSSQVPLFGEASHGERKERRTWTPTDDVVLISSWLNTSKDPVVGNEQKSGAFWKRIAAYYAASPKMAGSEHREPSHCKQRWHKINDLAGKFGGAYEAAQREKSSGQNENDCDEAAQSSTSEADHATTRPPGVNAAKGIGKQNTKTEGKSVAAFESMWTMKKEDMAMKERLTKMKLLDSLIAKPEPLADYEEELKKKLITDLLL; encoded by the exons ATGGATTCCTATCCATATAATAGCCACAATTCTAATTTTGTTGACCTTCTAAATAGTCAGCAAGAAATTGTCTTCGGTTTAGGCCAAGAAAGTGGCGAAGTATCTTCATCACAAGTGCCTCTTTTTGGTGAAGCCTCTCATGGAGAACGGAAAGAACGAAGGACATGGACACCAACCGATGACGTAGTGCTCATCAGCTCGTGGTTAAACACGAGCAAAGACCCTGTGGTGGGGAATGAGCAGAAGTCTGGTGCATTTTGGAAGAGAATCGCCGCTTACTATGCTGCAAGTCCTAAGATGGCCGGTTCTGAACACAGGGAGCCAAGCCACTGTAAGCAGCGTTGGCACAAGATCAATGATCTTGCGGGCAAGTTTGGTGGTGCATATGAAGCTGCACAAAGAGAAAAAAGCAGCGGTCAGAATGAAAATGAT TGTGACGAGGCTGCACAATCATCAACCTCTGAAGCTGATCACGCAACCACTCGTCCCCCGGGTGTTAATGCAGCAAAGGGGATTGGTAAGCAAAACACCAAGACAGAGGGGAAATCGGTTGCTGCGTTTGAGAGCATGTGGACCATGAAGAAGGAGGATATGGCTATGAAAGAGAGGCTGACCAAGATGAAGCTACTTGATAGTTTAATTGCTAAACCGGAACCGCTGGCTGACTATGAAGAAGAACTGAAGAAAAAGCTTATTACTGACTTGTTGTTATAA
- the LOC106293679 gene encoding uncharacterized protein LOC106293679 isoform X1, with the protein MESFDSIAKTDTNESMAKKDSTDLITEVDSNQDVESLGVDSRDSIPEIYSNKKFDADSVHQLKEFEKETTVKGSKEEQRRGRKMLQSVLIIEYGDGSRKRFF; encoded by the exons ATGGAGTCGTTTGATTCAATCGCAAAGACGGATACAAACGAGTCGATGGCAAAGAAAGATTCAACAGATTTGATTACAGAAGTTGATTCAAACCAAGATGTTGAGTCACTTGGAGTAGATTCAAGGGATTCGATTCCTGAGATCTATTCAAACAAAAAGTTTGATGCAGATTCTGTTCATCAGCTTAAGGAGTTTGAAAAAGAG ACAACTGTAAAAGGATCTAAGGAAGAACAGAGAAGGGGAAGAAAAATGTTACAGAGCGTTTTGATAATCGAATATGGAGATGGGAGTAGAAAGCGTTTTTTTTAA
- the LOC106293679 gene encoding uncharacterized protein LOC106293679 isoform X2, producing MESFDSIAKTDTNESMAKKDSTDLITEVDSNQDVESLGVDSRDSIPEIYSNKKFDADSVHQLKEFEKEECPTSRKIQAAASQLPN from the exons ATGGAGTCGTTTGATTCAATCGCAAAGACGGATACAAACGAGTCGATGGCAAAGAAAGATTCAACAGATTTGATTACAGAAGTTGATTCAAACCAAGATGTTGAGTCACTTGGAGTAGATTCAAGGGATTCGATTCCTGAGATCTATTCAAACAAAAAGTTTGATGCAGATTCTGTTCATCAGCTTAAGGAGTTTGAAAAAGAG GAATGTCCCACTTCGAGGAAGATTCAGGCCGCAGCGTCACAATTACCAAATTGA
- the LOC106293679 gene encoding uncharacterized protein LOC106293679 isoform X4, which translates to MESFDSIAKTDTNESMAKKDSTDLITEVDSNQDVESLGVDSRDSIPEIYSNKKFDADSVHQLKEFEKERNKHQLIGFEN; encoded by the exons ATGGAGTCGTTTGATTCAATCGCAAAGACGGATACAAACGAGTCGATGGCAAAGAAAGATTCAACAGATTTGATTACAGAAGTTGATTCAAACCAAGATGTTGAGTCACTTGGAGTAGATTCAAGGGATTCGATTCCTGAGATCTATTCAAACAAAAAGTTTGATGCAGATTCTGTTCATCAGCTTAAGGAGTTTGAAAAAGAG AGAAACAAGCACCAGCTGATTGGATTTGAAAACTAA
- the LOC106293679 gene encoding uncharacterized protein LOC106293679 isoform X5: MESFDSIAKTDTNESMAKKDSTDLITEVDSNQDVESLGVDSRDSIPEIYSNKKFDADSVHQLKEFEKEGIVVDVK, from the exons ATGGAGTCGTTTGATTCAATCGCAAAGACGGATACAAACGAGTCGATGGCAAAGAAAGATTCAACAGATTTGATTACAGAAGTTGATTCAAACCAAGATGTTGAGTCACTTGGAGTAGATTCAAGGGATTCGATTCCTGAGATCTATTCAAACAAAAAGTTTGATGCAGATTCTGTTCATCAGCTTAAGGAGTTTGAAAAAGAG GGAATTGTCGTCGACGTAAAGTGA